In Carassius gibelio isolate Cgi1373 ecotype wild population from Czech Republic chromosome B4, carGib1.2-hapl.c, whole genome shotgun sequence, one DNA window encodes the following:
- the LOC127955980 gene encoding bifunctional apoptosis regulator isoform X3: MTDECITIESDLSELDEDMEDLAAPEFTCHCCYDVLVDPTTLSCGHSFCRHCLAEWLHSSQRNECPECRERWQGFPRINILLRDAVEKTFPAKISRRRRALQSDKRFHYFIQIFQQYGQVLKQQIPVSEGLQEAIQTSFCSGVIMALIFMGVVLLRYHWMSADSDILVQKPINRWKPHDVILWVEHLGPWTNQYREMFQRAQINGSLLAHLRDEDLSAAPFNVNNPSHRQVILEEIQKIKELKVKQPQNLWEYKVKEVRVKVALQASVSRVITISNSDYELKEVQICDTTGDVKLTLLDSFVNAAEAGISYAFKNLSTRERDGCLCLCTCPSSSIEQIADLEVAEGATSVEDERSTALFSDTIKGIEVTIQRRCSVCHYKQREFME, encoded by the exons ATGACAGATGAATGCATCACAATAGAGTCAGACCTCAGTGAGTTAGATGAGGACATGGAAGACCTGGCAGCACCTGAGTTTACGTGTCACTGTTGCTATGATGTCCTCGTAGATCCTACCACACTTAGCTGTGGCCATAGTTTCTGCCGTCATTGTCTGGCAGAATGGTTACATTCCTCTCAGCGGAACGAGTGTCCAGAATGCAGAGAGAGATGGCAGGGTTTTCCCAGAATCAACATCCTCCTTCG GGATGCAGTGGAGAAGACGTTTCCGGCTAAGATAAGCAGACGGAGGAGGGCTCTCCAGAGTGACAAGCGTTTCCATTATTTTATCCAGATATTCCAACAGTATGGACAAGTACTGAAACAACAAATCCCTGTATCTGAAGGCCTACAGGAAGCTATACAAACCAGCTTTTGTTCTGGAGTCATTATGGCATTGATCTTCATGGGG GTTGTATTGTTGCGATATCACTGGATGAGTGCTGATTCCGACATCTTGGTCCAAAAGCCAATCAACAGGTGGAAACCCCATGATGTCATTCTGTGGGTGGAGCATCTGGGTCCCTGGACCAATCAGTACAGAGAAATGTTCCAGAGAGCACAAATTAATGGCAG TTTGTTAGCTCATCTCAGAGACGAAGACCTGTCCGCTGCTCCATTCAATGTTAATAATCCATCACACAGACAGGTCATACTGGAGGAAATCCAGAAAATCAAAGAGCTCAAAGTCAAACAACCACAAAACCTCTGGGAGTACAAG GTGAAAGAGGTCCGTGTGAAGGTTGCGCTGCAGGCCTCCGTGAGCAGAGTCATTACGATCAGCAACTCAGACTATGAGCTGAAAGAGGTGCAGATCTGCGACACAACGGGGGATGTAAAGCTGACTTTGTTGGACAGCTTCGTCAACGCTGCTGAGGCCGGCATCTCCTACGCCTTCAAGAACCTTTCTACCAGAGAGCGAGACGGGTGCCTTTGCCTCTGTACTTGTCCGTCCAGCAGTATCGAGCAGATCGCGGACTTAGAGGTGGCTGAGGGAGCAACCAGCGTGGAAGATGAAAGATCAACGGCGCTTTTCAGTGACACAATAAAGGGCATAGAAGTCACAATTCAACGTCGGTGTTCTGTCTGCCACTACAAGCAGAGGGAGTTCATGGAATAG
- the LOC127955980 gene encoding bifunctional apoptosis regulator isoform X1: protein MTDECITIESDLSELDEDMEDLAAPEFTCHCCYDVLVDPTTLSCGHSFCRHCLAEWLHSSQRNECPECRERWQGFPRINILLRDAVEKTFPAKISRRRRALQSDKRFHYFIQIFQQYGQVLKQQIPVSEGLQEAIQTSFCSGVIMALIFMGVVLLRYHWMSADSDILVQKPINRWKPHDVILWVEHLGPWTNQYREMFQRAQINGSLLAHLRDEDLSAAPFNVNNPSHRQVILEEIQKIKELKVKQPQNLWEYKAANLGKSLFLQFGLREFPRLTFLYLYLFDYEETFLPFIHTCCPARITKAMEDIPPDNMLQEPSQHQWVNFRLKVCLMPYLLLIDFAWQWLSVHYWISWIVIGNAMVMTVMEYIYVWTLWRRRQMSTLPKMILQKTFNMFFVVLLWPLMPQFFCDFEFYCGLFFSSFIYIGVRKSFFNLAQQ, encoded by the exons ATGACAGATGAATGCATCACAATAGAGTCAGACCTCAGTGAGTTAGATGAGGACATGGAAGACCTGGCAGCACCTGAGTTTACGTGTCACTGTTGCTATGATGTCCTCGTAGATCCTACCACACTTAGCTGTGGCCATAGTTTCTGCCGTCATTGTCTGGCAGAATGGTTACATTCCTCTCAGCGGAACGAGTGTCCAGAATGCAGAGAGAGATGGCAGGGTTTTCCCAGAATCAACATCCTCCTTCG GGATGCAGTGGAGAAGACGTTTCCGGCTAAGATAAGCAGACGGAGGAGGGCTCTCCAGAGTGACAAGCGTTTCCATTATTTTATCCAGATATTCCAACAGTATGGACAAGTACTGAAACAACAAATCCCTGTATCTGAAGGCCTACAGGAAGCTATACAAACCAGCTTTTGTTCTGGAGTCATTATGGCATTGATCTTCATGGGG GTTGTATTGTTGCGATATCACTGGATGAGTGCTGATTCCGACATCTTGGTCCAAAAGCCAATCAACAGGTGGAAACCCCATGATGTCATTCTGTGGGTGGAGCATCTGGGTCCCTGGACCAATCAGTACAGAGAAATGTTCCAGAGAGCACAAATTAATGGCAG TTTGTTAGCTCATCTCAGAGACGAAGACCTGTCCGCTGCTCCATTCAATGTTAATAATCCATCACACAGACAGGTCATACTGGAGGAAATCCAGAAAATCAAAGAGCTCAAAGTCAAACAACCACAAAACCTCTGGGAGTACAAG GCTGCAAATTTAGGAAAATCACTGTTTCTCCAGTTTGGTCTGAGAGAATTTCCACGTCTCACTTTTCTCTACTTGTACCTGTTTGATTATGAAGAAACCTTTTTACCCTTCATACACACTTGCTGTCCTGCACGTATAACTAAAGCAATGGAGGACATCCCACCTGACAACATGCTG CAGGAGCCAAGCCAACATCAGTGGGTGAACTTTCGCTTGAAGGTTTGTCTGATGCCCTATCTGCTACTGATCGACTTTGCTTGGCAATGGCTGAGCGTTCATTACTGGATATCATGGATTGTCATTGGAAATGCCATGGTAATGACAGTAATGGAGTATATTTATGTCTGGACACTGTGGAGAAGACGACAGATGAG TACTCTCCCGAAGATGATTCTGCAGAAGACGTTCAATATGTTCTTCGTTGTGCTGCTGTGGCCTCTGATGCCTCAGTTCTTTTGTGACTTTGAATTCTACTGTGGACTCTTTTTCAGCTCATTCATTTATATCGGTGTTCGGAAATCTTTTTTTAACCTTGCACAGCAATAA
- the LOC127956041 gene encoding gastrula zinc finger protein XlCGF7.1: MVFIKEESEDTKIEETFSVKHEDTEEQTKMVFIKEESEDTKIEETFSVKHEDTEEQTKMEIIKEESEDMKTEVKYEDTADQTGLMPQKVERQELNAMENNVQHKEKHDFITGDKLYTCPQCGESFIKKTGLKTHIRSHIGEKSFTCELCGKSFGRKGHLNQHISTHTGEKPYTCQQCKKCFNSKGNLKKHMKIHTGEKPYNCELCKKCFNNKSNLKKHTRSHSKEKPYTCELCGNSFTENGSLKKHIMRIHTVKSFTCPQCGTVFKSIISFNNHMKTHSRSQLYMALAWKEFLGQDKM; this comes from the exons ATGGTGTTTATTAAAGAAGAGAGTGAAGACAcgaagattgaagaaacattcagcGTCAAACacgaagatactgaggaacaaacaaagaTGGTGTTTATTAAAGAGGAAAGTGAAGACAcgaagattgaagaaacattcagcGTCAAACacgaagatactgaggaacaaacaaagatggagattattaaagaggagagtgaagacatgAAGACTGAAGTCAAATATGAAGATACTGCGGAccaaacag GCCTGATGCCACAGAAAGTGGAGAGACAAGAACTGAATGCAATGGAAAACAATGTTCAGCACAAGGAGAAACATGATTTCATAACAGGAGACAAGCTTTACACGTGCCCTCAGTGTGGGGagagtttcattaaaaaaacggGCCTTAAAACACACATTAGAAGTCACATTGGAGAGAAATCTTTCACCTGCGaactgtgtggaaagagttttggtAGAAAAGGACACCTTAATCAACACATTAGTACCCACACGGGGGAAAAGCCttacacctgccaacagtgtaaaaagtgttttaattcaaAAGGAAATCttaaaaaacatatgaaaattcacactggagaaaagccttacaACTGCGAACTGTGTAAAAAATGTTTCAATAATAAATCCAACCTTAAAAAGCACACTAGAAGTCACAGTAAAGAAAAACCTTACACCTGCGAGCTGTGTGGAAATAGTTTCACTGAGAATGGAAGTCTTAAAAAGCACATCATGAGAATCCACACTGTAAAGTCTTTcacatgccctcagtgtggaactGTTTTCAAAAGTATAATATCCTTTAATAACCACATGAAGACTCACTCAAGATCACAGTTATATATGGCATTAGCGTGGAAGGAGTTTCTCGGACAGGACAAAATGTGA
- the LOC127955980 gene encoding bifunctional apoptosis regulator isoform X2, with protein sequence MTDECITIESDLSELDEDMEDLAAPEFTCHCCYDVLVDPTTLSCGHSFCRHCLAEWLHSSQRNECPECRERWQGFPRINILLRDAVEKTFPAKISRRRRALQSDKRFHYFIQIFQQYGQVLKQQIPVSEGLQEAIQTSFCSGVIMALIFMGVVLLRYHWMSADSDILVQKPINRWKPHDVILWVEHLGPWTNQYREMFQRAQINGSLLAHLRDEDLSAAPFNVNNPSHRQVILEEIQKIKELKVKQPQNLWEYKAANLGKSLFLQFGLREFPRLTFLYLYLFDYEETFLPFIHTCCPARITKAMEDIPPDNMLEPSQHQWVNFRLKVCLMPYLLLIDFAWQWLSVHYWISWIVIGNAMVMTVMEYIYVWTLWRRRQMSTLPKMILQKTFNMFFVVLLWPLMPQFFCDFEFYCGLFFSSFIYIGVRKSFFNLAQQ encoded by the exons ATGACAGATGAATGCATCACAATAGAGTCAGACCTCAGTGAGTTAGATGAGGACATGGAAGACCTGGCAGCACCTGAGTTTACGTGTCACTGTTGCTATGATGTCCTCGTAGATCCTACCACACTTAGCTGTGGCCATAGTTTCTGCCGTCATTGTCTGGCAGAATGGTTACATTCCTCTCAGCGGAACGAGTGTCCAGAATGCAGAGAGAGATGGCAGGGTTTTCCCAGAATCAACATCCTCCTTCG GGATGCAGTGGAGAAGACGTTTCCGGCTAAGATAAGCAGACGGAGGAGGGCTCTCCAGAGTGACAAGCGTTTCCATTATTTTATCCAGATATTCCAACAGTATGGACAAGTACTGAAACAACAAATCCCTGTATCTGAAGGCCTACAGGAAGCTATACAAACCAGCTTTTGTTCTGGAGTCATTATGGCATTGATCTTCATGGGG GTTGTATTGTTGCGATATCACTGGATGAGTGCTGATTCCGACATCTTGGTCCAAAAGCCAATCAACAGGTGGAAACCCCATGATGTCATTCTGTGGGTGGAGCATCTGGGTCCCTGGACCAATCAGTACAGAGAAATGTTCCAGAGAGCACAAATTAATGGCAG TTTGTTAGCTCATCTCAGAGACGAAGACCTGTCCGCTGCTCCATTCAATGTTAATAATCCATCACACAGACAGGTCATACTGGAGGAAATCCAGAAAATCAAAGAGCTCAAAGTCAAACAACCACAAAACCTCTGGGAGTACAAG GCTGCAAATTTAGGAAAATCACTGTTTCTCCAGTTTGGTCTGAGAGAATTTCCACGTCTCACTTTTCTCTACTTGTACCTGTTTGATTATGAAGAAACCTTTTTACCCTTCATACACACTTGCTGTCCTGCACGTATAACTAAAGCAATGGAGGACATCCCACCTGACAACATGCTG GAGCCAAGCCAACATCAGTGGGTGAACTTTCGCTTGAAGGTTTGTCTGATGCCCTATCTGCTACTGATCGACTTTGCTTGGCAATGGCTGAGCGTTCATTACTGGATATCATGGATTGTCATTGGAAATGCCATGGTAATGACAGTAATGGAGTATATTTATGTCTGGACACTGTGGAGAAGACGACAGATGAG TACTCTCCCGAAGATGATTCTGCAGAAGACGTTCAATATGTTCTTCGTTGTGCTGCTGTGGCCTCTGATGCCTCAGTTCTTTTGTGACTTTGAATTCTACTGTGGACTCTTTTTCAGCTCATTCATTTATATCGGTGTTCGGAAATCTTTTTTTAACCTTGCACAGCAATAA